In Brevundimonas subvibrioides, a genomic segment contains:
- a CDS encoding trypsin-like serine peptidase produces the protein MIQTPPVPDALPPLAAPVRDLTVELINATVQLDQPSGPTTRTVGTGFLIDAPRPDGTPRIVLVTAAHVLETMADPEARIGWRVALPDGGWQFDPEPLLIRDDAGGPLWTQHPVQDVAVMEITAPEAFARAAIPIAWLADENTFDAWQVGPGDELLSLGFPRGLSSNRAGFPILRVGRIASWPMSPVSAFPTFLLDFTVFPGNSGGPVFWTPGARKRPGTTGPETPFIAGLLSQEVRVGDDPLEIGVVTHATFIREAIARLDASVRPAP, from the coding sequence ATGATCCAGACCCCGCCCGTCCCGGACGCGCTGCCGCCGCTTGCCGCCCCCGTCCGGGACCTGACGGTGGAGCTGATCAATGCGACGGTTCAGCTGGACCAGCCTTCGGGACCGACGACACGCACGGTCGGGACGGGCTTCCTGATCGATGCCCCACGCCCGGACGGCACACCGCGTATCGTGCTGGTCACGGCCGCCCATGTGCTGGAGACGATGGCAGACCCCGAGGCGCGGATCGGCTGGCGTGTCGCCTTGCCGGACGGGGGCTGGCAATTCGATCCGGAACCGCTGCTCATCCGCGACGACGCGGGCGGGCCGCTCTGGACACAGCATCCCGTGCAGGACGTGGCCGTCATGGAGATCACGGCGCCGGAAGCCTTCGCGCGGGCAGCAATCCCGATCGCCTGGCTGGCGGACGAGAATACCTTCGACGCCTGGCAGGTCGGACCGGGCGACGAGCTGCTGTCGCTGGGCTTTCCGCGCGGCCTGTCGTCGAACCGGGCCGGGTTTCCGATTCTGCGGGTGGGGCGGATCGCGTCCTGGCCCATGTCGCCGGTCAGCGCGTTTCCGACGTTCCTGCTGGATTTCACCGTCTTCCCCGGCAATTCGGGCGGACCGGTCTTCTGGACGCCGGGCGCACGCAAACGACCCGGGACGACCGGGCCGGAGACCCCCTTCATCGCCGGACTGCTGAGCCAGGAGGTCCGGGTCGGCGACGACCCTCTGGAGATCGGCGTCGTCACCCACGCCACCTTCATCCGCGAGGCGATCGCCCGGCTGGACGCCTCGGTCAGACCCGCGCCGTGA